A portion of the Chaetodon trifascialis isolate fChaTrf1 chromosome 7, fChaTrf1.hap1, whole genome shotgun sequence genome contains these proteins:
- the LOC139333323 gene encoding zinc finger protein 585A, giving the protein MDEATAAAITGDGAGKRPHHGDTASESNVGSSAEDSSDGVGVFCCRDCGEAFREEAAYLEHRHQHLQESMYLDNQLDDLDNARKDSETAKFCTLCSLSFVEPREFHSHMEENHGQTSLKETSFQINSGITKQHTYECPDCGKCYGVIGHFLNHQRSHRQASKSLFNDLEHLKKKSFQCESCGRNYSRASALDAHRRCHEEKLVKSRNRGSGEACHTEESVVETKPSENQIDGTPEKLFKCSCGKAFTASMRLKTHQRFSRNSQCSPEEMKEKPKKSCNEFYCSECKKSFSGHIALFSHQRRHANHSNDSAKRFPCEECGRVFMTLTFYYRHQRTVHSKEAPAKSFLHQVCQLKKKAFECKDCGLKFSRASALHSHQLQHTDVFRETEKDAQMRNSLLPQQKYLESETSEAEQEKVESENLLPSNITEEYVNETDEDVESYEPGDFNVQVISGSESEDEPVEDLNPDLELLCESDQEVRDDSTEVSPSSAVSKPEMDLKIVQIDFEQDDVQCAPIAREPENKTTEERFDCPECYRWFSSASSLRVHRMWHGIRKRRQQTQVKQFSIACKDCGLKFTHLEVFKTHLHQHALEEEEEKEDEEKAQTGDGRNPAAELDSGRGYNGENSDADGCDVSWSSQTKPSSSMQDVGVVSMNEKLRKVYPCLICGKVYTYLVSFRKHQQLHENQAPTARSEHVEDLHKYECPDCGMSFIRRVRLLDHLRVHMSREPFKSKPPRCDQCNKDFSSLKSWMAHLDLHKQKPFWCLSCAKGFIDEGALDKHLQSHNLKQHECNICHKSFHMSTHLIDHHNIHTGAKPYQCTICGKSFSFPGNLNSHRKKHFRVYIGSSGRALGIKRSAIIAKRRILKMKRRILTSVKEELEMDTNMEELPGNKGHAEEGELGKPQEDAEFGDHAYSEESDCGEPMHHFKPSKPPDSDGPHPPDELKSETVESQVGQELDESQETRRHREHKYWEWECCECDMGFDEMEKLHLHYIKHATGELPIPLDGVEA; this is encoded by the exons ATGGACGAAGCTACTGCCGCGGCGATCACGGGGGACGGAGCTGGAAAGAGACCCCACCATGGAGATACAGCATCTGAAAGCAACGTCGGTTCATCGGCTGAGGACTCCAGTGATG GGGTTGGGGTTTTCTGCTGTCGGGATTGTGGAGAAGCcttcagagaggaggcagccTACTTGGAGCATCGCCATCAACACCTGCAAGAAAGCATGTATTTAGACAACCAGTTGGATGATTTAGATAATGCAAGGAAGGACAGTGAAACAGCTAAGTTCTGTACTTTATGTTCACTCTCGTTTGTTGAACCACGTGAGTTCCACTCGCACATGGAGGAAAACCATGGTCAAACCTCTCTGAAGGAGACTAGTTTTCAGATCAATTCTGGGATAACAAAGCAGCACACCTATGAATGTCCAGACTGTGGGAAGTGTTATGGTGTGATTGGACACTTTCTCAACCATCAGCGTTCACACAGACAAGCCTCCAAATCACTTTTCAATGACCTTGAACATTTGAAAAAGAAGTCATTCCAGTGCGAGTCTTGTGGGAGGAATTATTCCCGTGCTTCAGCTCTTGATGCACACCGGCGTTGTCATGAAGAAAAATTAGTCAAGTCACGAAACAGGGGTTCAGGAGAGGCTTGTCACACTGAGGAGTCAGTCGTTGAAACCAAGCCCAGTGAAAATCAGATAGATGGTACTCCTGAAAAACTTTTTAAGTGTTCATGTGGTAAAGCCTTTACTGCTTCGATGCGCCTTAAAACGCATCAGCGATTTAGCCGCAACAGTCAGTGCTCTccagaagaaatgaaagagaaaccaaagaaaagctgcaatgAGTTTTACTGTAGTGAGTGTAAAAAGAGCTTCAGTGGCCATATCGCCCTCTTCAGCCATCAGCGAAGGCATGCTAATCACTCAAATGATTCAGCGAAAAGATTCCCATGTGAGGAATGTGGAAGGGTATTTATGACTCTAACATTCTACTACAGGCATCAACGCACGGTGCACAGCAAGGAAGCCCCAGCCAAGTCTTTTCTTCATCAAGTGTGTCAACTAAAGAAGAAGGCATTTGAATGTAAAGATTGTGGGCTCAAGTTTTCCAGAGCTTCAGCACTCCACTCCCATCAGCTtcaacacacagatgttttcagaGAAACGGAGAAGGACGCCCAGATGCGCAACTCTCTGCTTCCTCAACAAAAATATCTGGAGAGCGAAACAAGTGAGGCTGAGCAAGAAAAAGTGGAATCTGAGAATCTGCTTCCCTCCAATATAACGGAAGAATATGTAAATGAGACTGATGAAGATGTGGAGAGTTATGAACCTGGGGACTTTAATGTACAGGTGATCAGTGGAAGTGAATCTGAGGATGAGCCCGTCGAAGACCTGAATCCTGATCttgagctgctgtgtgaatcAGATCAGGAAGTACGAGATGACAGCACTGAAGTTTCCCCCAGTAGTGCTGTTTCAAAACCAGAAATGGATTTGAAAATTGTACAAATTGACTTTGAGCAAGATGATGTGCAGTGTGCACCGATAGCGAGGGAACCTGAGAATAAAACGACAGAGGAAAGATTTGATTGTCCAGAGTGTTACCGCTGGTTTTCTAGTGCCTCATCACTGCGCGTTCACAGAATGTGGCATGGCATTCGTAAGAGAAGACAACAGACTCAAG TCAAACAGTTCAGCATTGCATGTAAGGATTGTGGACTGAAGTTTACACACCTTGAAGTCTTCAAGACTCACCTGCACCAGCATGCcctggaagaggaagaggagaaggaagacGAAGAAAAAGCCCAGACGGGAGATGGCAGGAATCCTGCAGCAGAACTGGACTCCGGGAGAGGATACAATGGAGAAAACAGCGATGCAGATGGGTGTGATGTGAGCTGGTCATCGCAGACAAAACCTTCAAGCTCAATGCAGGATGTTGGAGTCGTCTCAATGAATGAGAAACTTCGGAAGGTTTATCCATGTTTGATCTGTGGGAAGGTTTATACGTATCTGGTTTCATTCagaaaacaccaacagctgcatgaAAACCAGGCACCTACAGCAAGAAGTGAGCATGTCGAGGATTTGCATAAATATGAGTGTCCAGACTGCGGGATGTCATTTATCAGGCGAGTGCGGCTCCTTGATCACCTGAGAGTTCACATGTCACGTGAACCATTCAAATCAAAACCTCCCAGATGTGATCAGTGTAACAAAGACTTCAGTTCTCTGAAGTCATGGATGGCCCACCTTGATCTCCATAAACAGAAACCGTTTTGGTGCTTAAGTTGCGCCAAAGGCTTTATAGATGAAGGGGCACTAGATAAACACCTCCAGAGTCACAACCTGAAGCAACACGAGTGCAATATTTGCCATAAGAGCTTCCACATGTCCACACACCTTATTGATCACCACAACATCCACACTGGAGCGAAACCTTACCAGTGCACAATTTGTGGGAAGAGCTTTTCTTTCCCTGGAAATCtaaattcacacagaaagaagcATTTTAGAGTTTATATTGGGTCCAGTGGGAGGGCTCTGGGAATCAAGCGTTCTGCGATTATTGCAAAGAGGCGCATTCTTAAAATGAAGAGACGTATTCTCACTAGTGTGAAAGAGGAGCTGGAAATGGATACAAACATGGAAGAGCTGCCAGGAAACAAAGGACACGCAGAGGAAGGTGAACTTGGAAAACCACAAGAGGATGCTGAGTTTGGGGATCATGCATACTCCGAAGAGTCGGACTGCGGAGAGCCTATGCATCACTTTAAGCCTTCAAAACCACCTGACTCAGATGGACCTCATCCACCCGATGAGCTGAAATCGGAAACTGTAGAGTCACAAGTGGGACAGGAGCTGGACGAGTCACAGGAAACACGCAGGCACAGAGAGCATAAATATTGGGAATGGGAGTGTTGTGAATGTGATATGGGCTttgatgaaatggaaaaactgcATTTGCATTATATTAAACATGCCACTGGGGAGCTGCCTATACCACTGGATGGTGTTGAGGCCTGA